The following DNA comes from Alnus glutinosa chromosome 6, dhAlnGlut1.1, whole genome shotgun sequence.
CtgatttattttcaattatatGTAATATGATAAAAGATACGCACCCCCCATTAGGTTAATGAGTGGCAGGTATTTGTGTGTTGCAAAGGACAACTGTGGAAGAAGGGATGGATATTCTCTGGAAAAACTGTACAGCTGTGCACGTGAAAATTATTACCATTCACACttatattacttatcaaaagaaaattgatATTGAACCTTGCAAGATAGAAACTTGCCGTAAATTATGAACAGTTGGTTTGATCTTCAAATCAAGCATGTAAATCTCCTTGATGATCTGCGATGTGGATgtgttttaatataatattaaagaaaaagatggtAGTTAATTCTGCGATTTACAATGTCAGGTGGTCTCAAAGGTGAACCCTGCATATCTGTTGAGATAAAGGTGCCGCTCCCTTACTATGTCCTTTGTTCTATTTCCTATCTCTGTggtttagttatttatttatgtcTTTGAGTGATACTTCCAAATTAAATTCTAAGTAgctttgttgaaatttttggttaaCCTTCCATTTTCCCAAAAAGTAGCCAAAATGTGGATTTATTCCGTTTTCAAGATTCATATCTGAAGGAAATGCCATTAAACGGAGCATAACTAGATTCAGAATGCACCAAGCCCTGAAGTTGCATCAAGGAGAGGTACTTTCTTTCTCTTAactttttctcctctcttcatAATGTTGCTCTTCAGGCCAAGGTAGTTTGTAAGAATTTTCTCAGTACATCTGTGTTCATGTTTGATTTGATCCAATGGATTAGATGCCACTTTACATGGGAATACTGTCTGGTCGAACTCTGTGAGTTTTGTGCaccattcttttcttgtaagtCGTCCTGTAAATTTTTGACGTTTGTTTCTGACTTTGACTCATTCCAATCTGTGTTACAGATATCAAAATTGAGTAAATACAACCCCCTCGATCTGTTCTCCAAGTCCAAGGACAGAATACACAAAGCTATCAATGATCTCTTTACCACCCCTCAGAATAATTTCCGGGTATTCTTGAATGGTTCACTCATATTTGGGGGTTTGGGTTGTGCTGCGGACAGCACTAATTTTGTGATTAGTGAAGCATTTGAAGATGCACTCAAGCCTGTTATTAGGGCAGATAATGGCATGCGCACAAGGAATTTCCTACAGCTTGTTTCGGAGACAGTTTATAAGTCTAGAGTACTGGATCGGCTTCTTGATGTCCAAAAACTTGATAGTTTTGACATAGAAGGAGCAGTTCATGCATATTATGACATTATTTCCAAGTCTTGTCCAGTATGTAGAGAACTGGGTGGAGACGAAGTGTCGCACATATATACCTCTTTGCATTCCATTTCTTTGGATGAAAGCCTGAAGATTGTGAAGGACTTTCTGATAGCTGCAACTGCAAAGGACTGTAGTCTGATGATTAGTTTTAGACCAAGGGAAGATGAGGGTTCGGGATCTCCATATAATAAAGTATACCTAGAGTCAACCGACCAAAATTTTGAATACAAGGTACTGTTAACATCTTTCATCTGAATTTTAGTATGCATGATTAATATTAATTCACTGCATATGGGGATTTGGTATATACCGAAAGTAGTATGCCTTATTATCACGACATTTTGAAAGCACTTATTTATTTTCCCATGAAAAGAGGAATCGCTTAGAAAATTGGCAATAATGTGAAAAGTTTGGAATGGCATCATTTCTTAAAAATCATAAAGAAAGTTAATTTGTTGCTAGTTTATTCAATGAGTACATTTTCAAGCTGAAAGCTGAATATTTCTGTACTGCAAGATATCATTTCTTATGACATTGGTATCTTACTTGAGTTGCAATTTCTTAGGCATCC
Coding sequences within:
- the LOC133871127 gene encoding inositol-pentakisphosphate 2-kinase-like, which produces MEMEAVLEHKDAADWVYRGEGAANLVLAYTGSSPSFVGKVMRIQKALGNGTARVRNPTALSTHERVLWRDIDDIVSSPNKEIAAQLYVQRVMSPLLGPKHVDAGMRVHVSREFLESVEKNVICQRPAWRVDAANVDMQCHSTLLITDHALFPHGGLKGEPCISVEIKPKCGFIPFSRFISEGNAIKRSITRFRMHQALKLHQGEISKLSKYNPLDLFSKSKDRIHKAINDLFTTPQNNFRVFLNGSLIFGGLGCAADSTNFVISEAFEDALKPVIRADNGMRTRNFLQLVSETVYKSRVLDRLLDVQKLDSFDIEGAVHAYYDIISKSCPVCRELGGDEVSHIYTSLHSISLDESLKIVKDFLIAATAKDCSLMISFRPREDEGSGSPYNKVYLESTDQNFEYKASFVDLDLKPLKKMEKYYELDKEIVNCYTQMPETDQEADEATSIVAYTTNKDSI